From the genome of Clupea harengus unplaced genomic scaffold, Ch_v2.0.2, whole genome shotgun sequence:
CAGAGTACTGTGAAACCCATTACCACTCCTCCTCTCGCCCACCCTTAATGTGTCTCATTTGAACCTGGCTGTCCATTTGATCTTCACTTCTCCCCTTCCCCACCATTGCCTCCCTCATAATAAGGTGGCAAGGAGAATCCAGATAAGTGGGACACATCTGTGTCTCCTGGTGCTGGATGGGAAGGAGTATGAGCAGGCTGTGGCGCAGGGTTATGACCTCAAGGCGCTGACCAGGGCACAGCGCGGAGAAGACTGGGAACCGCCCAGACTCTGCCACATCGCCAGAGACTCCAGTCCGTGCCTTGGGCTCAGGATTCTCCCAGTGGAAGGTTAGACCCACATACTGGCTAACAGGGCTAGCTTTCGCTAATTTGTGTCGTGACCTTGATCCCTATTCTCTCTGGTGTACAGCAAATGTCTgtaatcacagacacagatgattATGATTACAGCTCATTTGAAGATATCGTATTAGGCCACTTTGGGTCTCCTTCATTTAGTAAATGAATAGTGATTTCTACTATTTCTATTATTTATTCTATTGCTGTGAAGGGGAGAAGGGCAAGTTTTCTATGAGTCCAGCCAGTGGGGGTGCAGCTGAGAAGGCGGGGGTACGCAAGGGGGACCGCCTGATTTGGCTGGATGGCGCCACTGTGTCTGAACTCTCTCACTCAGCAATCAGCAAGATGGTAGGACCTGGGTTGGGACACAGAAATGGAAGTTTCAGTCcattgtatataaatatatctgtGTTATGGTGATGTTTGACCTTTCACCCCACACTTTCAGGTGAAGAAATGTGGCGATCACATGACAGTCCTGGTGATTGACAGCAAGAGTGAGCAGACCTACACAAGTCGCCGGATGCCCATTCTCCCCGCGATGGCTGTCGCCCACAACCTGCCACACAAGCCCCAGAAGCAGCACCTCGTCCAAGGCCCCGAAGGGTACGGTTTCCTCCTGAGACAGGAGAAAACCGCCTCCAAACGCGCTGGTAAGCAACACGACACCAAGTAAACAAACTTGGACATGGATATAGTTTAGCTACACCAAACAACCAGCATAACATTCAACACCAAGACATGTCTAGGTTGTCAAggttcaggccttgggctctgtaaagtaaAGTGACACAGTGTCTACTGTTAATGGTGCTATACCAATCAGTAACATTTAATTGATGCTGTCTGTCATGTCTAGCTGTACTGAAATCCATCGTGTTTTGTGCCACCTGCCTGTCTGTTCACAGTTCATGCACTGCGTGAGGTGGACCCTCACAGCCCAGCAGAGCTGCTGGGTATACAGGAAGGAGAGCTGCTGCTGGGAGTGAATGAGGAACTCATCGTAAACATGAGGCATAATGATGTTGTCAACAGGATCCGTCAGAGTGGCCAGCAGGTCACACTTACCACCATTAGCTCTCAAGGCCTGGATTTCTTCACAAGGGTAGGCACAGCATCCTCATCTGATGCAGTGAAGGAAAAGGCAGAGTGAAATATTAAGTGATGAGAAATGTAACAGATGAGTTAGTCagtttctgtctctccacagCTTGGTCTTTCACCATTGCTTTTCTATGAGGACCTCTCAGCTGCTGAACCAATTGGAAGTGCAAAACTCCACCAGACTGCTGACCACTGCAGTGACCTCCAGTGTGTTCCAGCAGAGGAGCCTCCCCGGCCAAGGCGCTGTGTCCTCAGTAAGGGTCCCAATGGCTACGGCTTCCACT
Proteins encoded in this window:
- the pdzd3b gene encoding PDZ domain containing 3b, which codes for LNLAVHLIFTSPLPHHCLPHNKVARRIQISGTHLCLLVLDGKEYEQAVAQGYDLKALTRAQRGEDWEPPRLCHIARDSSPCLGLRILPVEGEKGKFSMSPASGGAAEKAGVRKGDRLIWLDGATVSELSHSAISKMVKKCGDHMTVLVIDSKSEQTYTSRRMPILPAMAVAHNLPHKPQKQHLVQGPEGYGFLLRQEKTASKRAVHALREVDPHSPAELLGIQEGELLLGVNEELIVNMRHNDVVNRIRQSGQQVTLTTISSQGLDFFTRLGLSPLLFYEDLSAAEPIGSAKLHQTADHCSDLQCVPAEEPPRPRRCVLSKGPNGYGFHLGCVLLKPGTFISQVAAEGPGGKTGLLKGDVVMEVNGANVEEEYLEDVIVLVKEGGSSLSLLVIEPKGYEKLLQSRIIGRAEKTADGS